From a single Ornithodoros turicata isolate Travis chromosome 8, ASM3712646v1, whole genome shotgun sequence genomic region:
- the LOC135367542 gene encoding uncharacterized protein LOC135367542 has protein sequence MASDSEVELLTVINVLLFTSVLLRNRQRRRGERRFWIHPLWRHRNEEGQANCLLPRLRCTDEAFYRDFLRMTPAAFDTLLGYVRGSIERRDTRWRKAIPASERLALTLRFLANGDTFRSASFNFLVGRSTASRIINETCEAIWNCLQGQYLAFPSTTEEWRQIASEMETRWQFPNCIGSIDGKHIVIECPAKSGSQNYNYKGTFSVVLLAVCDAQYRFTYVDMGHLGGESDAGIFARSKLLQVLEGSDFGIPGPRNVGTAGPIPHCIVGDEAFPLRTFLMRPYSRRAASEHHHKIFNYRLSRARRLIENAFGILANRWRILRRPFKAKRENVERIVKACVVLHNFVMKTSSMFYNPIGYTDYEDSCGNLQSGAWRADGGDLGLLRGLSGIGYHPKKSVNP, from the exons ATGGCGAGCGACAGCGAAGTTGAGCTACTGACCGTCATAAACGTTCTGCTTTTCACGTCTGTGCTTTTGCGAAATCGACAGCGTAGACGAGGGGAACGGAGGTTCTGGATCCATCCTTTGTGGCGCCACCGAAACGAGGAAGGCCAGGCGAATTGCCTCCTGCCACGTTTGCGCTGCACGGATGAAGCTTTCTACCGCGA CTTTCTTCGAATGACCCCCGCGGCGTTCGACACCTTGTTGGGATATGTTCGGGGATCAATCGAACGCAGGGACACACGCTGGAGGAAAGCCATCCCGGCGAGTGAAAGGCTGGCATTGACTCTCAG GTTCCTGGCCAATGGGGACACGTTTCGGAGCGCCTCATTTAACTTTCTTGTTGGCCGCTCAACAGCCAGCAGAATAATTAATGAaacatgcgaggccatatggaACTGCCTCCAGGGGCAGTACCTAGCCTTTCCATCGACAACTGAAGAATGGAGACAG ATTGCATCTGAAATGGAAACAAGATGGCAGTTTCCCAACTGCATTGGGAGCATCGATGGCAAGCACATTGTAATTGAATGTCCAGCCAAGTCTGGCTCGCAGAACTACAACTACAAGGGAACCTTCAGTGTAGTCCTCCTTGCCGTCTGTGATGCTCAGTACCG CTTCACCTATGTTGACATGGGGCACCTTGGCGGTGAAAGTGATGCTGGGATCTTTGCCCGTTCAAAGCTTCTGCAAGTGCTTGAAGGCAGTGACTTCGGCATCCCGGGGCCAAGGAATGTGGGGACAGCAGGGCCAATACCACATTGCATTGTTGGAGATGAAGCCTTCCCTCTCAGGACGTTCTTGATGCGGCCATACTCAAGAAGAG CTGCAAGTGAACACCACCACAAAATCTTCAACTATCGCCTGTCACGAGCCAGACGCCTCATCGAAAATGCTTTTGGCATTCTGGCCAACCGGTGGCGCATACTCAGGAGGCCATTTAAAGCAAAACGAGAGAATGTGGAGAGAATCGTGAAAGCATGTGTGGTGCTTCACAATTTTGTTATGAAGACATCTTCAATGTTCTACAATCCCATAG GGTACACCGACTACGAAGATTCCTGTGGGAACCTGCAGAGTGGAGCGTGGAGGGCAGACGGTGGTGATCTTGGACTGCTGCGCGGGCTAAGTGGAATTGGCTATCATCCCAAAAAGTCAGTAAACCCATAG